The genomic region CTCTCCAAGAACATTGTAACCTTTTCTAAAACTATCTAATTGAAGACTGGATAATAAATAAGTAGGATTATCTACATTTAAAGACCATACAATATTTGCCTTAAGTGCCTCACTAGGTTCTGCTTTATCTACAATTACTGCACTAAGCGCTATAATGCCTATCCCTGTTCCTTCCTTAAGTTCAGTACGTTTATAAGCATCAACTAGATTGCTAGAAGCTTTTTGCAAATCTTCTCCTACTGTTGCAGGTAGTAAGTTTTGTAATCCATCTAGAACGGTCATTTTTACTTCATCTGAACTACCATTAATGATTTCAGACTTTCTCACAAAACCATAGATATCACTTGAGTTCCATGAATATCTATACGTTAAGTTCAAATCATGGTTGATCTCTTCAAAAACCAACTTATTACCATATACATTTTTGTATAAATTACGAGAGGTTTTATAAATCCCAGTATATCTATTTGAGAAAGGTTCCCATAGTAAGTCACGATTTTCTTTATGAAGTCTGATAATCGTTTTACTTCCTGTTATATCATTAGATTCTGTAATTTTATCATCAGTATAGTATGGGAATAATGCAGCGTCACTGTTTTTACGACCTGCAGTAAGGCCACCATTACTAGAGATAAACATCCAGTGATTTGAATCGCTCACAATGCTCATAAAAAATGGACGCATCGCATCATGATTACTTATTTTATAATATTTCTCATTTTGAAAATCGACTAACTCTCCTTTTACTTCATTATATTGAGAAGTGGCTTTTAGATTTCCTAGATATATATCTTTATTGGTCATTATTTTAAATTATAGTAAAACTGCTATTAGAATTTGAAATTGATTAAAATCCAAGATGCTGTTGATGATTCCGCTTTCGCGAAAGCGTCATGCAAAATCTTAATTCAACATGATATTATTTACTCGTAGATGCGTATATAATCCACGTACATAGTTTGAGGAAAAACGGTTTGTTGATTTGGGGCACCTACAAAAGAACCACCTACTGCAAGATTCATAATAATGTAGAAGTCGTTATCATTAAAAACCCATTCTCCATTCACATCATCTGGAGTAATCTGATTGTACAGCACATCATCGACATAATAATTAATGTAATCTGGTCCCCATTCTATTCCGAAAATGTGAAAGTCTGTATCAAATCGATCATTTACGAGGTCATAGGATTTAGTAACCGCACTACCACCAGAATAGCCTGGTCCATGTACACTACCCAATACAATTGTAGGATCCTGACCACGGTATTCCATGATATCAATTTCCCCAATTTGAGGCCATGTTTGCGCCCCGTTTGCATCATCACCTAACATCCAAAAGGCAGGCCAGATACCTTGTCCCCATGGTAGTTTAATTCTAGCTTCAAAACGACCAAATTTTCTTTGATACTTTCCTTTGGTTAACATTCTAGCAGATGTAAATCCAGCACCTTGAAAATTTTCTTGAAGGGCTGTTATTTTTAGCATACCATTTTCAACGCTTACGTTTTCTGTACGATCGGTATAATATTGTAATTCGTTATTTCCCCATCCTGGTATACCTTGGTCTGCACCATTACCGATATCAAATCCCCATAAAGTTGGGTCTGGAGCTCCATCTACATCAAACTCATCTGAAAGGACTAAGTTTTTTAACGTAGTTACAGTTTGCTTTTCATCTGTAGAACAGCTATTACCTAATAGTATAAAACTTACAGCTATGGATAGAACAGATAATTTATACATGGTGTGATTTTTATTTAATTTCATAATTCTTTTCTTTCTCCTATTAATTACGGAAGTATAAATTATCGATATAAACATCTGCACTTTCAAAAGGCTGAGCAACTATTATATACTGACCTATATTTGAAGTATTTAACAATCCGGTAAAATCTGTCAGTGGTATATCATGGCTTACCCATTGTCCTGTTGCTGGATTAGAAATGGTAATCTCATGTTCAGAATCATCTGGTGTACCTATCGTATTATCTGCTCCTAAGTCAACCAATTTAATAGCAAAGGAAGAATAGTTTGCAGACCAAGTGTCTATTCTTAAATGTGTCATGGCACTGGCGTCTACCGTACTTGAAATAGTTTCAATACCAGCAAATCCTAATGAAGTATATTTCTTTATATTATCACCTGCAACTACTTCATCAGTGAGTACCGTAGGTGTTGATGACCATGGCGTTCTAAACGTGTCCACGGCTACATCTGTATAGGCATCACTGTAGATTGAAATCACATTAGATGCGGCATCTGATGGAATTGCCGCCGCAGTGGTAGGTGATGTAGGTTCTCCATAGAAATAGATGTTATCCAAATAAAAGTTAGGTAGCACAGAAAAATTAACGGTCTCGTATATAATAAGTCCGATGTTATTTCTTTGAGTAAGAGTAATTGGAATTTCAAGTGTTGCCCAAGTATCTGCAGTAAAATCAGAGCTATTAAAAAATACTTGTTGGCGTGTATCATCTCCACCACCATCAACCTGATCAGGACCAAAATCAACTATAGATATTAAGAAATCGAGACCTGCTGGAACACTACCTGGTATGTACATATTTAAATGTAAGTTGGACTTTTCAGTAGCATCAACTGTTGGGTTTGCAAATTGATTCCCCACAAAATTGAAGTTTGTATAGTTTAAAATGTTATCACCATTAACTACAAAATCAGCCGATAAAGTAGTTTGAAATGGTTCCCAAAAGCCATTATAAAAATCTACAGGAACATTAGTATAAGTATCGCTAAAAATTGAAATCACATTAGCAGGGCTTCTTGTAGGTGTAGGTGCTAGAATAAAATTACCTAAGGAATTAATTGTTATGGAACCAGCCGCATCATTACCACCTAGAGAAGCTGTAATCTCACTAGAACCTGATGTGATTACACTTATAATACCAGTAGCATCAACGGTAGCAACATTAGTATCTGAAGAGTTGAACTCAAAATAAGCAGGTGCTGCCACTACTGATATATCGCCAGCAGAAGCTACATTGAACGTTTGTATTAAATCGGTTACAGGAGTTGTTACGCCAGTAAAAGAGCTTACAATAACGTCTTGTCCGTTTACAATGGAAGGCCTAGGTTGAGCTATAGTACCTAACTTTTCAAATTTAAGTTCATCAATCCATAAGGTATATCCAGAACCACCAGTTCCCTGAGTTCCTGCAGCATATCTTAACATACCACGTTCTTGAGTTAATTTTGAAGGATCTGGAATAGGTACGATATATTTAGTCCAATTAGTTCCAATACTCACATTAGTTCTAGTTGCAACAAATCTATTTTCTAAAAAATCCTCTCCAAAACCTATTTCACCAATCATAACACCTTGCGATGCTTTTGCCCAGAATGTTAAAGCGTCGTATTCTGTTAAATCGCGTCCAGCACCATCTATTCTAAAAATACCACCTGCATAAGCACCTTCCGGATCATTATCGTTAGGTACATCTATTCTTATAGATGCGGCACTTTGATATCCTTCAGAGTTGTCAACAGAAAAAGCGGTAAACTTTGAATCTGCATATGGGAAATAAAAATCACTTCCCAATCCAATCGGTGTATCGATAAAAATTTCTCCTGTTTTAGGAAATGTTGCAGCAACAACATCGTCTGACAAATCTCTTTCACAACTAACGGTTAATAAGAATACCGCTAGTAAAAAAGAAACTTTTAAAAAATTAATGTTTGAATTTTTCATTTCTATTATCTTTTTATTTACCTATATTAATATGAACATAGGTTCTTATTTCCCATTCAGATCCATTAGGGAATCCAACTGGGCTTATGATTGGTTGATTAGCAAAAGGTTCTGCTTGATTAGGGCTATATCTAGGTGAAAATTCATTAAGAGATCTCCAAGTTCCCATGATACCAATTCTGGTATCTGGCAGGATAAACCAATCTGGCTTACCAAGAGTTGTAGAGATATCTAAAGACATTTGCAACGGATAAGTAAGATTAAAATCTCTATGATAATCAAAAGGACCCCAATCATTAACTTTTACTGCTCCTGTAACTTTTACTTTTTTATAAATGAACCTAACATCACCACCACCACGTTTAATTAATCTTTCATCACTACCATTTGCTTGCGCGGTACCGTAATACATGTTTGCAATTAAACCTAATTCTGGTGTTAACTTAGAGACAACTCTTGAATGTGCTTCCCACAAATCTTCTGCAGGTGCAGAGTTAGGAAAAATCAAGAAATCTCGTGTGTCAGAAAATCCAATGGCTGCATCTTGCGCTGTTGGATGCTTGCGATAAACAAAACCGATATTCATAGCAAATTTTGCATCTTCAGACCTATCATTATCCCATTCATACATCCATGTTGCTGGAGTTGGGTCATAACTCAATAAGATTTCACCTGCTGTAGTTTCTCTGTTGCTTCTTACAGAAAAAGGATCTTGAATTATATTTCTAAGTCTTCCAGGAGCTCCAACATCGTTAGGCATAGGACCTACTATTGGTTTTTGCCATAAAAAGTTAGGTGCTATTTGGAAGTCACCAACAGAGTAAGTGAAACCAGCTAAGATGTTAGTCTGATTTCCTCCTCCAGATTCTTTTAATCTCCATCCGGTAAACGTTTGTGTATAATCACCTCCGTTACTAGCAACTAAGCCAAATGCTCCAGCTTGTGCATATGCATTCACTCTACCACTTTGGTAAGTCATTTTGATCTTACCACCAAAATTATCAGAATCTTGAATCTTGTCAGTTAATACCGTATAATTCCCAGATGTACCTTCAGCTACTTGAAACTCTCGTCCATTAAGCGGTGATCCACCCCAAATACCACCTACTTCTAGACCAATATCTCCAAATTTACGAGCGGCATGAAACGTTACTCTTCTCGTCTTAGGCTGTGGAATAGCGATAGAACTTACTGCTCCACCTAAATTATCAAGATCCTCGTGGTAGATACCTGTTATATTATATTTACCAACTTGACGACTATATTTTAAAAGTATAGCAGGATTTGCACCCCACCAAAGTTGAGGACCAAAAGCTGCTTTAAAACCTTTAAGTGCTCTTTTTCCATCCACTTCCATCCCAAGAGTCTCTCCATTGTATATATCTAAATTAGGTCCATAATTTGCCTCTGGATAAAGCCCGAAAAAGTCTCCTTCATAACCCCAATGATAATGTCCTGTTCTATAAAAACCTCTTGCATCAAAATCTTTTGCATTCCATTCATAACTTGCATTATAAATTTGAACTCTATTTTGATCAATAAGGTCAATTGCACCATCTTGCGAGTCAACAGTTATTTGTCTGCCTCTATTCTCATAAAAGATTTCATTAATAGGATTCTCAGCAACATTACCTAATATATTGACATTAACCTCTGCTCTCATATTTGCAGCAGGATTTCCTTCAACTCCAATAAAATAGGACTGCATGTGATCAAAACCTTGTTCATCAGGAACAGCATCAGAATTCGGGTCAGCTACTTCTGGTGTTGTAATCAAAGAACCACCCGTACTAAACGTTGTAAATTTTGCACTTAAATTACTTATACGTATTTTTTCACTGTTACCACCACCGCTCATTGCGGCTTTATCACCGCGCGCTCTTAGTACGGCGTCCATTAGATTAATATTCTTAAAATAGTTATCTACAAAATTCAAATCAATATTAGACCCGTAAGGATCTAACTTATGCACCTCTTTAAGCGTGTAGTAAGCTGCTCGAGGATATAATGTGTAAAGTCCACGAGGATTTGTAGGTCCTTTAGCGCAAATACCAAACCATTCCTCATTCATATTATTCTCTCCAGGCACTAGATCAAGATCATATCCTCCGTTTGACCACGATGCATTATTGTCGTGTACATCAAGATTCTTAGTCTGTCCAAACTTCCACCATCCGTCACTAAATTGGAATGTGAATCCTCCTATAGCATTACCGTTCGATTCCATGCCAGCGACATTTTTATAAATATCTTTCCAGTTATTCAACATGTAATAAGCTTGAGATTTTTGGTCTTCCTGATTTTCAATCACATTGAAAGCATCTGCACCAAACTCGGTAAACATTAAGGGTTTATTGAGTTTCTCTTTAACCGTTTTAAAAGCATCAGTAAAAGTTTTACCTCTATACATGTTGGTTCCAAGGATATCGATGTCTTTACATTCTTCAGCAATGATGTCGATAAATAATAAATCACCATTACAAATTGCCATCGGGTGATTGCTATCTATAGACTTCATCTTAACTACTGCTTCATTAAATATTTGATACATTGCCCTAGCTCGCTTTGTAGACTTCCTGTCTTCAACTGGTATATCTTCTGTTTCTGCACCATCCCAAAATAATCCATAGTTATTTTCATTTCCTAATAGAAAAATTAAGATTCCTCGTGTGTCTTTATAAGAAGAAACCATATCAGTAGCTTCTTGAAGTAATAATTTTCTAGTTGCATCATCACCATACTCAGTATTTGCAACCCAAGATCCATTGACATTCAAACCATATCTACCAAAAGAATGATTTAACATAGTATAGATACCATAATTATCATATATATATGTTATCCATTTAGGAGGCACACCAGTATATTGCCTAATGGTATTAACACCCATATTTTGAAGTAATCCCATCTCAGCATCTAATGCCGCTTTAATAACATCATCTGATTGATTCCAAAGACTATAATTAAAATTGGTACCTATTGGGAAGTAGTCCCAGTTCATACCGTTAATGATAAAGGGTTCATTGTCTACTAAAAGTACATGACCGGCTTCATTATATTTTAATGAAATTTGTGGGTTCTGAGCAAACGCAACTAATCCACAAAACAGCCACATTATACTTAAACAGATATTCTTCATATTAAATCATTTAAAAGTTTATAGAAATCGATTTCGCTACATAAATCAAACTAGAAAACTTAAAATTTATATGAGTTAAAAATATCCTTGTTATTTCAGATAAAAAAAAAGCTACCACAACAAAAAGCATACAGAATGAGAAAAACTAGCATTAAGTTCTACGCGATAACAAAATAGATGCAATACACTTATAAACAGTACTTTACATTGTAAAAAATACTACTGGGATTGTGTCAACTAAATAATGTAAAGTTAATGTTGAGTTATTTAGCTGTAAAGAATCTAATATTTATATCTCAACAATATAACTAGTAAGACTATCTTCACGAGACAAATCTAGTTTTTTACGCAAACGATATCGCTTTATCTCAACACTTCGAGGAGAAATATTTAATAAAGGAGCAATTTCTTTAGATGATAGATTTAATCTAAGATAAACACAAAGTCTTAAATCTCCAGAAGTCAACGACGGATGCAATTCCTTTATTTTTTTGAAAAAATCTTTATCAGCGTTATTAAAAGCTTCTTCAAAGGTTAGCCAATCTTGTTTACTATTTAGGTTCTTATCGAGCATCTTTTTTAAAGACTTTGACTCTACAGTTTTGGGAAGATTATTTAATTCTTCCTTTAACTCATTAAGGGTTTCGTTCTTTTTTATCATTGCCATTGTAGAAATGGCCAGTTCTTTATTTCTATGCTCAATGTCACTACGTAATTTTGCATTACGCAATTCTATTAAATTCTTCTCATTAGTAAGGTTTTTTAATTCCAGTTCTTTTTGTTGTTTGAGAAGAGCTCTTTCTTTTTGTCTTTTAAAATACCAAATGTAAAATCCATTTAAGGCTATGACTAATAAAATCAATAAAACTATATAAATTGCAATTGCAAGATTTGTCAAGTAATAAGGTCTTGCTATCGTAAATGAATAGTTATCAATGTTTGAAGAAATTGTTTCATTTACCCTAGACCTAACTTCAAAAGTATAATCACCATATGATAAGTTTTTTAATTCTACAGAGGTATCCTTAACCCAATTACTCCATGATTCATTCAGTTCTAATACTCTATATTGATACATGACAGTATTTAAAGAACTATAAGATGGTGCACTATAATTAATTTTTAAAAATTATTTTTATAAGGAATTAAAGGAGCCTCTTTTAAACTAAACAATACAGGTATACCATCCTGAAACGACTTAACAGCATTAATATATACTTTATTATTTGTGACTGCTTTTTTATTTAGTTTAATAGTTGTGTAACCATAAGATGAACCTAATAAATAATCATGAGTACTTAAGGCACTTAAATTTTCATAACCAACTTTTTCATTTCGCAACTCCTTACTTAAAAAAACTTTCTCAACAGCATATGTACCATCAATATCTTCAATGCTTATTCTAGAAATATAATCTTTATTAAAAAGCCACAAGAAGTCATTACTCTCTACAAGAGTACCCGATGTATAAATTTCCTGACTAACAAGCTCACTTAACTCTTCATTGACAGAAAAAGTTTCTTTATCAAACGGTTTGGTATACACAGCATCACGCTTAGCATAAATAATATTATCCTTAAACATGATCATGTCAGACCCTATACCTTTTCCTAATATATCAATTGTATCAATTTGCTCAATCCCATTCAAAGAATCATTTAAAGAAAGTTTAAACACTCCTTTATATTCATGATTTACATAAATATCGCGGTTTTTGTCAACAACGACATCTTTAGAGCTGATATTAAAACCTTTCACTTTGTTTCTAACCGTCCAAGAATTACCATTTTGACTTAAAAAATACAATCCATTGTAAGTGCCTGCTAATAATAAATTAGAATCATCAACTATTTTATGAGTCTGCCATGTACCTATGGTTCCAGGAATGCGCTTAGCTTCAAAATCGTCTACTAGGAATATACCGGCATGATGATTACAATACAATTGTCCATTAATATTTGTTAAAGACCATACCTGTCCTTGTGTTCCTTCTATAAATGTAAACTCAGTTTTATCTTCTCTTTTATAAAACAGACCTTGATTGGTCCCCACATAGAGTATGTTCTCTAATTTATAAGATGCGTAAACGGTACCTAATTTACCGTCACGATCATGAAATATACCATAGGCAGAATCAACATTAACACAGCTAATACCATTGTCTAAACCTAACCAAACGTTCTTATTTGAATCTTCAAATATGGCTAGGCAAGTATTATTTATTAAACCATCACTTTGATTAATGACATAATTTGTAGTACCATCAAGATTCATGGAGACAACACCATTTGATATTGTACCAAGCATTAAGCTACCATCACTTAAATACTGAGCATTATATACAGTTAGATCATAATTTAAATCAGATTTTGCAACAAAAATGGGTTTCCCATTATCTAATTTATATAAAAATGCTTTTTCAGTAATAAAATAGACATCTGAGGCATGTTCAAATAATAGTATAATAGTTTCCTCTTTAAAGAAAGTACTCTCACTAACAGATAGAGGTCGCTTGTTTGATATTGTAAATAATCCTTCCCCTAATACATGATAATAATAACTATCGCCTACCTTAAAAAATTTATTGATACTTTCATTAGATACCAGTAGTATTACTTTTCCGCTAACCACATCATACGAATAAATATGTGACAACGATTGAAACAGCACATAATCATCATTAACTATAATATTCCAGAATTGCTCATCTTCTTTTACATCTATAGTGGATGATTCTATTATCGATGTATAATTTAAAATGCCGCGGTGATCTCTTTGCCAATAACCGAAATCCATATAACATCCCGTATAAATGCGATCTCCAGAAACTTGAACAGATCTCATAATACTTTCATTTGGCGTCTTATAAAGACTCCATTGGGCTCCATTATATTCTAGTAAACCTTTATTATTAGCTATATAAATAAAATGGTTATCAGACTCAGACAACATCCAGTTTTGATTCCCAGCGCGATATTGCGATGGTTCATAATTATTTAAAGGTGGTAATTGTTGAGCACGACCACATAAAAATATTAAAGCAAATAACAAAAAAAGATGTAATGATTTCAATAGTCACAGTTTTCTCAAATGTAACTAAAATAACTCAACATACAAGCAACAGCATTTTCTCTCCTTTACTGTAAAACACTTTAAACCAATACCTAAGGATTTATTAAACAAAAAAAAGACCTTTACATTACTATTTATTAAAGCCTCTCAACTTAATGGCAGTAAGTACTTTCTTTGTATACAAAGGAAAATCTGCATTTTGAATCCAGCTGTAGTAACCAGGTTCCTTTTCTAACACATCAACTACGCTTTTACCTTTATGTTTTCCAAAGTTGAAAC from Nonlabens arenilitoris harbors:
- a CDS encoding glycoside hydrolase family 16 protein translates to MKLNKNHTMYKLSVLSIAVSFILLGNSCSTDEKQTVTTLKNLVLSDEFDVDGAPDPTLWGFDIGNGADQGIPGWGNNELQYYTDRTENVSVENGMLKITALQENFQGAGFTSARMLTKGKYQRKFGRFEARIKLPWGQGIWPAFWMLGDDANGAQTWPQIGEIDIMEYRGQDPTIVLGSVHGPGYSGGSAVTKSYDLVNDRFDTDFHIFGIEWGPDYINYYVDDVLYNQITPDDVNGEWVFNDNDFYIIMNLAVGGSFVGAPNQQTVFPQTMYVDYIRIYE
- a CDS encoding glycosyl hydrolase family 16 is translated as MKNSNINFLKVSFLLAVFLLTVSCERDLSDDVVAATFPKTGEIFIDTPIGLGSDFYFPYADSKFTAFSVDNSEGYQSAASIRIDVPNDNDPEGAYAGGIFRIDGAGRDLTEYDALTFWAKASQGVMIGEIGFGEDFLENRFVATRTNVSIGTNWTKYIVPIPDPSKLTQERGMLRYAAGTQGTGGSGYTLWIDELKFEKLGTIAQPRPSIVNGQDVIVSSFTGVTTPVTDLIQTFNVASAGDISVVAAPAYFEFNSSDTNVATVDATGIISVITSGSSEITASLGGNDAAGSITINSLGNFILAPTPTRSPANVISIFSDTYTNVPVDFYNGFWEPFQTTLSADFVVNGDNILNYTNFNFVGNQFANPTVDATEKSNLHLNMYIPGSVPAGLDFLISIVDFGPDQVDGGGDDTRQQVFFNSSDFTADTWATLEIPITLTQRNNIGLIIYETVNFSVLPNFYLDNIYFYGEPTSPTTAAAIPSDAASNVISIYSDAYTDVAVDTFRTPWSSTPTVLTDEVVAGDNIKKYTSLGFAGIETISSTVDASAMTHLRIDTWSANYSSFAIKLVDLGADNTIGTPDDSEHEITISNPATGQWVSHDIPLTDFTGLLNTSNIGQYIIVAQPFESADVYIDNLYFRN
- a CDS encoding glycoside hydrolase family 2 TIM barrel-domain containing protein, coding for MKNICLSIMWLFCGLVAFAQNPQISLKYNEAGHVLLVDNEPFIINGMNWDYFPIGTNFNYSLWNQSDDVIKAALDAEMGLLQNMGVNTIRQYTGVPPKWITYIYDNYGIYTMLNHSFGRYGLNVNGSWVANTEYGDDATRKLLLQEATDMVSSYKDTRGILIFLLGNENNYGLFWDGAETEDIPVEDRKSTKRARAMYQIFNEAVVKMKSIDSNHPMAICNGDLLFIDIIAEECKDIDILGTNMYRGKTFTDAFKTVKEKLNKPLMFTEFGADAFNVIENQEDQKSQAYYMLNNWKDIYKNVAGMESNGNAIGGFTFQFSDGWWKFGQTKNLDVHDNNASWSNGGYDLDLVPGENNMNEEWFGICAKGPTNPRGLYTLYPRAAYYTLKEVHKLDPYGSNIDLNFVDNYFKNINLMDAVLRARGDKAAMSGGGNSEKIRISNLSAKFTTFSTGGSLITTPEVADPNSDAVPDEQGFDHMQSYFIGVEGNPAANMRAEVNVNILGNVAENPINEIFYENRGRQITVDSQDGAIDLIDQNRVQIYNASYEWNAKDFDARGFYRTGHYHWGYEGDFFGLYPEANYGPNLDIYNGETLGMEVDGKRALKGFKAAFGPQLWWGANPAILLKYSRQVGKYNITGIYHEDLDNLGGAVSSIAIPQPKTRRVTFHAARKFGDIGLEVGGIWGGSPLNGREFQVAEGTSGNYTVLTDKIQDSDNFGGKIKMTYQSGRVNAYAQAGAFGLVASNGGDYTQTFTGWRLKESGGGNQTNILAGFTYSVGDFQIAPNFLWQKPIVGPMPNDVGAPGRLRNIIQDPFSVRSNRETTAGEILLSYDPTPATWMYEWDNDRSEDAKFAMNIGFVYRKHPTAQDAAIGFSDTRDFLIFPNSAPAEDLWEAHSRVVSKLTPELGLIANMYYGTAQANGSDERLIKRGGGDVRFIYKKVKVTGAVKVNDWGPFDYHRDFNLTYPLQMSLDISTTLGKPDWFILPDTRIGIMGTWRSLNEFSPRYSPNQAEPFANQPIISPVGFPNGSEWEIRTYVHINIGK
- a CDS encoding triple tyrosine motif-containing protein; this translates as MNYSAPSYSSLNTVMYQYRVLELNESWSNWVKDTSVELKNLSYGDYTFEVRSRVNETISSNIDNYSFTIARPYYLTNLAIAIYIVLLILLVIALNGFYIWYFKRQKERALLKQQKELELKNLTNEKNLIELRNAKLRSDIEHRNKELAISTMAMIKKNETLNELKEELNNLPKTVESKSLKKMLDKNLNSKQDWLTFEEAFNNADKDFFKKIKELHPSLTSGDLRLCVYLRLNLSSKEIAPLLNISPRSVEIKRYRLRKKLDLSREDSLTSYIVEI